Below is a genomic region from Treponema sp. OMZ 798.
CCTTCAAATATCCGAAGTTTTCTTCGATTGTAAGAAGGTCTGCAAGCATTTGAGTGGGGTGGAAAAGGTCGGTCAAGCCGTTCCATACGGGGACGCCTGAATACTCGGCCAAGGTTTCTACAAGCTCTTGGCTGAAACCTCTGTACTCGATACCGTCATACATTCTTCCCAAAACGCGGGCTGTGTCTTCGATAGATTCTTTGTGTCCCATCTGTGAGGAATTGGGGTCAAGGTAGGTAACGCCCATCCCTAAGTCATAACCTGCAACTTCAAAAGAGCAGCGTGTTCTTGTGGAGGTTTTTTCAAAAAGAAGAACGATGTTTTTTCCTTCGAGGTATCTGTGAGGAATTCCTGCCCTTTTCATGTCTTTAAAATTTTTTGAAAGGTTGAGTAAATAGCGGATTTCGTCTGTAGTAAAATCCAACAATTTTAGAAAGCTTCTTCCGCGCAAGTTCTTTGCGCTCTTTCCGCGAATTTCTTTAAGCATAGTTTTAACTCCTTAAGATGCTATTGATGAATGAGAATAATATATCAGCTTTTGCAAAAATAATCCAGTACCTTTTTTATTCTCCTATTCTTCTCCAATGCCAACCGAATACGGAATGGGCATTGGTTACAACCATAAAGGCTTTAGGATCATTTTGGGCTAGATAGCTCTTTAGTTTTACAAAGTCCCGGCGGCTCATAACGGTTTGAATAACGGAGCGCTCTGCCTTTGTGTAGGCACCGGTTGCCTTGTAGACATTTGCCGAGCGACCGAGTTCTACCATAAACCGGCAAAGATCATCGGGTTTATCGGTGTTTATTATACAGTATTTACTTACATTAAGGCCGTCAATTGTCGAATCTATAACAAGCCCGTTTATGATAACTCCTACAAGAGAGAACAAGGCTATTTCGGTTCCGTAGGCAAAACCTGCAAAGACGGTGATGGTGAAGTCCGTAAGTAAGCAGCCCTTCCCCAAATCGAGGCCGAAATATTTTTGAAAGATCATTGCAAAAATATCGCTTCCTCCGGTAGATGCATATTGATTCAAAACTATACCTACGCCGCCGCCGTAAAGGATAACGGCGATTATCAGCTGTAAAAATTTATCGTTTACAATCGGTCCTTGCAGGGGAACTAAAATTTCCAAAAGCCATACGGCTCCTGAAAGTCCGAGGCTTGCACAAACCGTTTTAAGACCGAATTTGTTTCCGATGATTAAAAAGCCCAAGGCAAACAAAAAAATGTTTACCACGACAAGCAGTGCCCCTGTAGAAAGCGGCAGGTATTTTGACAATACCAAGGCCATACCGGTTGCTCCGCCCAAAGACAGTTTTGAAGGCAGCAAAAAGAAATGAATGCCTGATGCTATCATCAAAACTCCGCAAACAATGTAAAAAAAACTTAATAATTTTTCTTTCATCTTTTTTCCTTTAAAATAAAAATTAATCTATAGTTGTTATTTAAAATTGAAAATCCGCCAAGTCAAATCATCCGCTTATTTTTTTGCATCAAGAATCTTGGCTGCCTTTTTTTTCCATTTTCCCGAACAATAGTAAATGAAGGTTAAAAGACAGCCTGCAGCCGAACCGATAGAAACTGCCAACCAAATTCCGTCCGAGCCTAAGTATTTTGAAAGAAGAGCTGCTGCCGGTACCCTAAACACCCACATAGCCATCAGGGTTGAAATCATCGGGAAAACAGTTTCTCCCGCTCCGCGTACAACTCCATTCAAGGTAAAGGTTATCGTATTAAAAAAATATGCAGGGGCGACTATTATCAGGTATCGGGCTCCCAATGCGATTACTTCGGGATTGTTTACAAAAAGATGCATAACGCTTTTGCCGAAAATAACTATTGCAGTAGTAGCCGTAACCGTAATTCCGAGACCTAAGAGTAATGAAGCATGTAAGCCCCTTTTTACCCTGTCCAATTTTCCGGCTCCTATGTTTTGCCCCGTAAATGATGAAAGGGCAACACCGATATTTAGGGCCGGCATAACGATAAAACCGTCAAGTTTTCCTGCGGCCGAATAAGCTGCTGCCGTCTGTGTGCCGAAGGTGTTTACAATCGAAAGGAGGGCCATAAAGCCTCCTCCGACCAAGGCTTGCTGAATCCCTGAGGGGAAGCCCATTTTGACGGACTGTACACAGATAAGCTTATCGAACCTTAACTTAAAAAAGTTGAGTCTAAAAGCCTCATATTTTTTTCTCGAATACAGGATGAGCCAAAGGCATGAAACAAATTGGGCTATCACTGTTGCTATTGCAGCTCCTGCAATTCCCCATTTAAATGCTATGACAAATAAACAGTCAAGGCCTATGTTTATTATGGTAGAAATTATCAGGGCATAAAGAGGTGTCATCGAGTCACCGAAACCTCTCAGCATTGAATTGAAGGCATTGTATATAAACAAAAAAATCATTCCGCTAAAGATGAGCCTTAGATAAATAAGGGCTTCTTCAAAGACATCCGAGGGAGTGTTCATCATCTTTAAAATATAGGGCGCAAAAAAGATTCCTATGACCGTAACTATAAGACCTGCCCAAAACAAGATCAATATACTTGTTTGAATTACCCTGTCTATTTCTTCATATTTTTTTGCTCCTACAAATTGGGCTATTAAAATATTGCAGGCCATGGTAAAGCCTATGACAAGGGATATAAAAATAAACCATACCGGGAAGGAGATTCCTACGGCGGCAAGGGCATGGTCGCCTATGTTTTTTCCTACTACAATGCTGTCAACCACATTATATAATTGCTGAAAGATATTGCCTAAAAGCATCGGTAAGGAAAAAAGCGTTATTTGCTTTAGCTCATTTCCTTGAGTTAAGTTTTTCATAATTTGTGTCCTTATAAACTAAGAGGTTTATTTTGTTGTCATGTTTACGATATCGCTGTGAGTTGAGGCCGTTTCAGTATCTGCAAGAAGCATATTCATTCTTTCAACATACATCTTTGAAGGCTCATCATCCGGGGCAACTTCCAAACACTTGTTAAAAAGGTTAAGGGCTTTTTGATATTCCCTTTGCCGGTAAAAGTCGATCGCATTTTCAAATATGCCTACGAGCCTTACCATTTCGGCAGGGGCCTCCGATTTTACTGCCATAACATTGTAAAGCTGAACCGGAGTATTGATACCTACAACCCTTACGCGGTCGAGGCGGCGGCCTAAGAAAGCATCATTAGTTTCGTTCCATGTAGATTCGGATGCCAATATCCATGTGCCGTATTTTTTGTTTACACCTTCAAGACGGGCTGCAAGGTTTACGTCATTTCCCATAATCGTGTAGTTCATCTTTTTTTCGGTGCCCATGTTTCCTACAACCATTTCTCCGGTGTTTATTCCTATGCGCGTAAAGATGGGCATGGGAATGTCTCCTGCGTCATAAAGCTGCTTATTGAGTTCTTTTTCTGCCTGCTTCATCCTGATTGCGGCAAGGCAAGCCCTGTAAGCATGATCCGGTAAGTCTGTCGGCGCTCCAAAAAAGGCTACGATGGCATCTCCAATGTATTTATCTATTGTGCCTTTTTCATGTAGAATTAAATCGCTCATTTGTGTGAGGTAAACGTTTAAAACCGAAACTAAATGCTCAGGCGTAATTTTTTCCGAAAGGGTAGAGAAGGATTTTATGTCGGTGAACAGAGCCGTAATTCTTTTTTGTTCTCCGCCAAGAGTGAGTTTGTCGGGGTCGGAAATAATTTCGTTTACAACATCGTCCGAAAGATAAACACCGAAAGCCTTTCTTAAAAACCCCTTTTCTTTTTCGCTAAAAATAAAGTTAAGTAATAGAATGACTATAAAGCTTACAACTACCGTTATAACCGGAAGAAAGAGCTGTAAGTATATCTTTCCGAATACAAATAAAAGGATTCCTAAGGAAAGAGTTAGGCTCAATAAAACTATTCCTAAAATAACTTTTACAAAACCTCTTTCTATTTTCTTTAGCATAAAGGCCGTAAATATTGCTATTACAAAAGCAAGGATTATTGAAACCCATTTCGGAATCGGAGTTATAAAATCCTCATTCATAATAGTATTATAAATATTGGCATGGGTACCTACATTGGGATAGGACTTCCAAAAGGGGTTAACACCTAAATCGGAGGTTCCTACACCGCTGTAACCTATAATTGCAAAGGCATTGTTGCAAAAGCCGTTTATATAGTTTATGTGTTCCGAATAGTTTTTATATTCTTCTTTTGCATTTTTAAAGAGCTCTGCAACATAGGCATCTATATCGTCATATTGGTTTGATCCGCTCTGTTCTTTTATTTTTGCAAAAAGACCGTGTATTTCTTTATCGAAGTCTCCGCTTAAAAATTTGCTGTAGTGATCAAAAAAGGAATTACGCGCTGCGAAGTATTCTTTAAAATTTTGTTTGGATTTATTGAGAAGCTCTTTTTTCCACTCCCCAAGCCTTGCATATTCATCTTCCAGAGAACTAACCGCACTGTGATAAGAAAGATAGCCCTCCGATGTTCTGATTTGCAAATTTTTTATGGCTTCCAAAAGTGAAACTAAATTCTTTTCCATTATGTCGGCATAGGTAAGGGCATAAACCGATAGACTTTTAAAACTGCCGTTTTCGGGGTTGTCGGTATCGGCAAAGCGTTTTTTTAGCCAGTTGATTAAAAGGTTTCCATCCTCATCAAGAGGGATTATAAGATCCTTTCTTTTTTCCAAATCCGACGGGTCTTTTGCATTTTTTAAAATGAGTTTCCTGCCCGACCGGATAATTTTTTCCGGTTCAAGGATGTGAAGTATAGGTGTGAAAACCAGCTGGCCTATGTACTTGCCTTCATATTCCGTTAAAAGCGAAATGCGGCGGCGTACACCGTCTTCGTCTATAACCACGTTCGGAAATCCGGCTCCTCTTGCATGTTTGAGTATCGGCATAATGGCCGGAGCCATTCCGTACTCTTCATTTGCTGCCCTGCGGTTTGCCAATGTTTCTTTTTTTAAAAGACCTGCTTCATCTTCGATATTGGTAAACAAGAAATTGTTATAGGCAAAGTCTTTTAGCTCCTTTGTTTCGCCGCTTATGTTTATATTTACTGCGTTTATGGTTAAAAAAGCGTTTTCGAAAAATCCTGTTGCAGCTCCCATATAGGCGTCATTATCTCGAAACACATTATGTTTAATTGAGTCGGAAAGCTCATCAATTCTTGATTCAAAATATTCGGACATATCCTGTCCTATCGTTTTTACTTCCGAAAGCGGAATGTTTTTGGTTGCTACTGCATCCGAAAAATCTTTTATATATTCTCCGAATTCCTGACGGACGGCTGCATATTGTTTCGGTAATTCATGCTCTACATAGGTGTTGTTTGCACCCGTCCTTCCTGCGGACAGGTACTCAATATCGAAAACGGCAGCCTTACCGCCGGCTTCCTTTAAGCGGATTAAAACATCGGCTAAGACATCCCTCGACCAAGGCCATGAGCCGACTTGTTCTATAGAAAAGTCGTCGACATTTAAAAGAAGAATTTCGCTCTTTTCTTTGATTTCAGGTTTAAGTCTTAACATTGCATCGTAGACCTGATTTTCTATATTCCTTCCTAATTTAATAAAGCTGAAGGCCGTAAAAATTAAAAACATAATTATTGCTATTATAAAATTAAGATTATTTTGCAAAAAAACTGCAAATGCCGATTTACTCGTTTCTTTTTCGACCATAATTTCTCCTAATGCTTTATCAATTGAGGATTATAAATTTCATTATAATGTAAAAATTATTAAAAAACAAGCCTTTGTATCGATAGACTTTTATTATATTTTGAGGTATTATATTCAATAATATTACTTTTCATTTTTAAGGAGATATATAATGAAGATATTGGTTATCAACTGCGGAAGCTCTTCTTTAAAGTATCAGCTAATCGATATGACTAACGAAGATGTTTTGGTAAAAGGCCTTGTCGAAAGAATTGGGATTGAAGGTTCACGTATTAAGCACGAAAAAAAAGGAATGGATGCCGTTTTAATTGAAGAAAAAATGGATGATCACAAAAAAGCAATTCAGCTTGTTTTGGAAGCCCTCATCGATAAAAATCACGGCGTTGTAAAATCTATGGACGAGATTACGGCTGTAGGTCACAGGGTAGTTCACGGCGGAGAAGAATTCAATAAGTCCGTTCTTTTAGACGACAGGGTAATGGCCGGTATCAAAGCTTGTATCGACCTTGCTCCTTTGCACAACCCTGCAAATATTATGGGAATTGAAGCCTGTAAGGCTCTTATGCCTGATACGCCTATGGTTGGTGTTTTTGATACTGCTTTTCATCAGACAATGCCTGCCGAAAATTATATCTATGCTCTTCCCTACGAGTATTACGAAAAATACAAGATACGCCGCTACGGCTTCCACGGAACATCACACCGCTTTGTTTCGGAAAAAGCTGCCGAAACCCTTAAAAACACCTCACCGGATTTTAAGGTAATTACCTGCCACTTAGGAAACGGCTCCAGCTTGGCCGCTATCAAGGGCGGAAAATGTGTAGATACCTCCATGGGCCTTACCCCCCTTGAAGGTTTAGCAATGGGAACCCGCTCCGGAGACCTCGACCCTGCCATTCTTCCCTTTATTATGAACAAGGAAAAACTCTCAGCCGATGACATGAGCAATGTTTTAAACAAAAAATCCGGCGTTTTGGGTATTTCCGGTGTAAGCAGCGACTTCAGGGATATTGAAGCTGCCGCCTCTCAGGGAAACAAGAGAGCTCAGCTCGCTTTGGATGTCTTCTGCAACAGGGTTAGAAAATACATAGCTTCCTATGCAGCTCAGCTCGGCGGAGTAGATGCCTTAGTATTTACAGCCGGTATAGGTGAAAACTCTATCGAGCTTCGAGAAAAAATCTGTCACGGCTTGGAATTCCTCGGCGTTGAACTTGATTCCGAAAAGAACAAGGTAAGGGGAAAACTCACCGATGCAAGCAAGGCCTCATCAAAGGTTAAGGTGCTTATAATTCCTACAAATGAAGAGCTTATGATTGCTAAGGACACAATGAGCTTAGTAAAATAAAAATTAAATAAAAATAAAGCTTAACCAAAACAGACTATAGATGTTATCCGATAGTCTGTTTTATTTTGGAGGTTTATATGAAAAACAAAATTATATGTATCGCCTTTTTTTTGTTGACCCTAACTATTTTTGCCGATATAAGGGATGCGGTATGTATTGTAAGGCCAAATTATGATGAAAAAACTTTACAATTTATGAATGATGCTGCCGATGAGCTTGCAAAGGCCGGTTATGCGAATATTGCTGAACTTTTTGAAAATGCTAAAGACGGTGTTTTCGGTTCGGGATTCTTTATTCAGGGGCAAAATAAGAAA
It encodes:
- a CDS encoding YitT family protein, translated to MKEKLLSFFYIVCGVLMIASGIHFFLLPSKLSLGGATGMALVLSKYLPLSTGALLVVVNIFLFALGFLIIGNKFGLKTVCASLGLSGAVWLLEILVPLQGPIVNDKFLQLIIAVILYGGGVGIVLNQYASTGGSDIFAMIFQKYFGLDLGKGCLLTDFTITVFAGFAYGTEIALFSLVGVIINGLVIDSTIDGLNVSKYCIINTDKPDDLCRFMVELGRSANVYKATGAYTKAERSVIQTVMSRRDFVKLKSYLAQNDPKAFMVVTNAHSVFGWHWRRIGE
- a CDS encoding MATE family efflux transporter gives rise to the protein MKNLTQGNELKQITLFSLPMLLGNIFQQLYNVVDSIVVGKNIGDHALAAVGISFPVWFIFISLVIGFTMACNILIAQFVGAKKYEEIDRVIQTSILILFWAGLIVTVIGIFFAPYILKMMNTPSDVFEEALIYLRLIFSGMIFLFIYNAFNSMLRGFGDSMTPLYALIISTIINIGLDCLFVIAFKWGIAGAAIATVIAQFVSCLWLILYSRKKYEAFRLNFFKLRFDKLICVQSVKMGFPSGIQQALVGGGFMALLSIVNTFGTQTAAAYSAAGKLDGFIVMPALNIGVALSSFTGQNIGAGKLDRVKRGLHASLLLGLGITVTATTAIVIFGKSVMHLFVNNPEVIALGARYLIIVAPAYFFNTITFTLNGVVRGAGETVFPMISTLMAMWVFRVPAAALLSKYLGSDGIWLAVSIGSAAGCLLTFIYYCSGKWKKKAAKILDAKK
- a CDS encoding CHASE2 domain-containing protein; the protein is MVEKETSKSAFAVFLQNNLNFIIAIIMFLIFTAFSFIKLGRNIENQVYDAMLRLKPEIKEKSEILLLNVDDFSIEQVGSWPWSRDVLADVLIRLKEAGGKAAVFDIEYLSAGRTGANNTYVEHELPKQYAAVRQEFGEYIKDFSDAVATKNIPLSEVKTIGQDMSEYFESRIDELSDSIKHNVFRDNDAYMGAATGFFENAFLTINAVNINISGETKELKDFAYNNFLFTNIEDEAGLLKKETLANRRAANEEYGMAPAIMPILKHARGAGFPNVVIDEDGVRRRISLLTEYEGKYIGQLVFTPILHILEPEKIIRSGRKLILKNAKDPSDLEKRKDLIIPLDEDGNLLINWLKKRFADTDNPENGSFKSLSVYALTYADIMEKNLVSLLEAIKNLQIRTSEGYLSYHSAVSSLEDEYARLGEWKKELLNKSKQNFKEYFAARNSFFDHYSKFLSGDFDKEIHGLFAKIKEQSGSNQYDDIDAYVAELFKNAKEEYKNYSEHINYINGFCNNAFAIIGYSGVGTSDLGVNPFWKSYPNVGTHANIYNTIMNEDFITPIPKWVSIILAFVIAIFTAFMLKKIERGFVKVILGIVLLSLTLSLGILLFVFGKIYLQLFLPVITVVVSFIVILLLNFIFSEKEKGFLRKAFGVYLSDDVVNEIISDPDKLTLGGEQKRITALFTDIKSFSTLSEKITPEHLVSVLNVYLTQMSDLILHEKGTIDKYIGDAIVAFFGAPTDLPDHAYRACLAAIRMKQAEKELNKQLYDAGDIPMPIFTRIGINTGEMVVGNMGTEKKMNYTIMGNDVNLAARLEGVNKKYGTWILASESTWNETNDAFLGRRLDRVRVVGINTPVQLYNVMAVKSEAPAEMVRLVGIFENAIDFYRQREYQKALNLFNKCLEVAPDDEPSKMYVERMNMLLADTETASTHSDIVNMTTK
- a CDS encoding acetate/propionate family kinase, whose translation is MKILVINCGSSSLKYQLIDMTNEDVLVKGLVERIGIEGSRIKHEKKGMDAVLIEEKMDDHKKAIQLVLEALIDKNHGVVKSMDEITAVGHRVVHGGEEFNKSVLLDDRVMAGIKACIDLAPLHNPANIMGIEACKALMPDTPMVGVFDTAFHQTMPAENYIYALPYEYYEKYKIRRYGFHGTSHRFVSEKAAETLKNTSPDFKVITCHLGNGSSLAAIKGGKCVDTSMGLTPLEGLAMGTRSGDLDPAILPFIMNKEKLSADDMSNVLNKKSGVLGISGVSSDFRDIEAAASQGNKRAQLALDVFCNRVRKYIASYAAQLGGVDALVFTAGIGENSIELREKICHGLEFLGVELDSEKNKVRGKLTDASKASSKVKVLIIPTNEELMIAKDTMSLVK